In Sphingomonas sp. G-3-2-10, a single window of DNA contains:
- a CDS encoding CoA transferase, translating to MNGPLAGIRVVDFSKFLPGPYCTWLLADLGAEVIRIEHPRELAKQAQVFGWDKLPEAERARIRAQDVFARGKRSLLIDPGADASRPVLEELVRRADVLVEDYRPGVLASMGYGYEPMAALNPRLVYASVTLCGQTGPYRDKPGHDPVALAVAGALSRIGEDPDAPGFAGVPAADLLTGSNAVIGILAALLARATTGRGQAVDIAMSDSAMALIGNVISRNPDLSKAPPRGRHRADIGIYRTADDRFLVTTDMEPRYWQRFCEAMGRPDYAPLQNDKAARPGIRAFLETAFAEKPLAHWLALLGAADTQFAPVSSIEEALADPHNIARGMAITVESEGGPVRQIGSPIHLSDTPPVPPRAARIAGADNDDILKELGLQ from the coding sequence ATGAACGGCCCCCTCGCCGGCATCCGGGTGGTCGACTTCTCCAAGTTCCTCCCCGGCCCCTATTGCACCTGGCTGCTCGCCGATCTCGGCGCCGAAGTCATCCGCATCGAGCATCCGCGCGAACTGGCCAAGCAGGCGCAGGTATTCGGCTGGGACAAGCTGCCCGAGGCCGAGCGCGCCCGCATCCGCGCGCAGGACGTGTTCGCGCGCGGCAAGCGCAGCCTGCTGATCGATCCCGGCGCAGACGCCTCTCGCCCGGTGCTCGAGGAACTGGTCCGCCGCGCCGATGTGCTGGTCGAGGATTACCGCCCCGGCGTTCTCGCCAGCATGGGCTATGGCTACGAACCGATGGCCGCGCTCAACCCGCGCCTCGTCTATGCCTCGGTTACCCTTTGCGGCCAGACCGGTCCCTACCGCGACAAGCCCGGCCACGATCCCGTCGCCCTCGCCGTCGCGGGCGCCCTGTCGCGGATCGGCGAGGATCCCGACGCCCCCGGCTTCGCGGGCGTCCCCGCCGCCGATCTGCTGACCGGATCGAACGCCGTCATCGGCATCCTCGCCGCTCTCCTCGCCCGCGCCACCACCGGCCGGGGTCAGGCGGTCGACATCGCCATGTCGGACAGCGCGATGGCGCTGATCGGCAACGTCATCTCGCGCAACCCGGACCTGTCGAAAGCCCCGCCGCGCGGCCGCCACCGCGCCGATATCGGCATCTACCGCACCGCCGACGATCGCTTCCTCGTCACCACCGACATGGAGCCGCGCTACTGGCAGCGTTTCTGCGAAGCGATGGGCCGCCCCGACTATGCGCCGCTCCAGAACGACAAGGCCGCCCGCCCGGGCATCCGCGCCTTCCTCGAAACTGCCTTCGCCGAGAAGCCGCTGGCGCATTGGCTCGCGCTGCTCGGCGCAGCCGACACGCAGTTCGCGCCGGTTTCCTCCATCGAGGAAGCGCTGGCCGATCCGCACAATATCGCGCGCGGCATGGCGATCACCGTCGAGTCCGAAGGCGGCCCGGTCCGCCAGATCGGCTCGCCGATCCACCTCTCCGATACGCCCCCCGTCCCGCCCCGCGCGGCACGGATCGCCGGCGCCGACAATGACGACATATTGAAAGAACTGGGCCTCCAATGA
- a CDS encoding CoA transferase has product MMLSHIRVVDLTRDLGAYAGALLARLGAEVVTTGTSERDAAELAMDQHGKVTSDTPLLDLIDAADIVFRGPEACPPELSPEALAMRNPKLIDVAILPFDAGRANDGRPATDLTLMARSGLMTIVGDPGRPPLTLPGRQAWALAGIQGAIAALTALHARAADGLGQQAQVSAYRSAVLANYREPLTWEWNGKVGTRTGNLLIRGKSGVRQVWRAKDGWVTWALVDNQPMMRATVARMAEDGMAGELAEVDWDAILVADMPQEILQRWESVVEAWLATKDRATLTILSNKHGMGLSAISEVEDVLASDHLAARGLWEEATVAGKTVKIPGPLFREVGP; this is encoded by the coding sequence ATGATGCTCAGCCATATCAGGGTGGTCGACCTCACCCGCGATCTCGGCGCCTACGCAGGAGCCCTGCTCGCGCGGCTCGGCGCTGAAGTCGTAACGACCGGCACGTCCGAACGCGATGCCGCCGAACTGGCGATGGACCAGCACGGCAAGGTGACCAGCGACACCCCGTTGCTCGACCTGATCGACGCCGCCGATATCGTCTTTCGCGGCCCCGAAGCCTGCCCGCCCGAACTCAGCCCCGAAGCACTGGCCATGCGCAACCCGAAGCTCATCGACGTCGCGATCCTCCCCTTCGACGCAGGCCGCGCCAATGACGGCCGCCCGGCGACCGATCTGACGCTGATGGCCCGATCCGGCCTGATGACCATCGTCGGCGATCCCGGCCGCCCGCCGCTCACCTTGCCCGGCCGTCAGGCCTGGGCGCTCGCGGGCATTCAGGGCGCCATCGCCGCGCTCACCGCGCTCCACGCCCGCGCCGCCGATGGGCTTGGCCAGCAGGCGCAGGTCTCGGCCTATCGCTCGGCCGTGCTCGCCAATTACCGCGAGCCGCTGACATGGGAGTGGAACGGCAAGGTCGGCACCCGCACCGGTAACCTCCTGATCCGCGGCAAGTCGGGCGTACGCCAGGTGTGGCGCGCGAAGGACGGCTGGGTCACCTGGGCCTTGGTCGACAACCAGCCGATGATGCGCGCCACCGTCGCGCGCATGGCCGAGGACGGCATGGCCGGCGAACTGGCGGAGGTCGACTGGGACGCGATCCTCGTCGCCGACATGCCGCAGGAAATCCTTCAGCGCTGGGAGTCGGTGGTCGAAGCCTGGCTCGCCACCAAGGACCGCGCCACGCTGACCATCCTCTCCAACAAACACGGCATGGGCCTCTCCGCGATCAGCGAAGTCGAGGATGTGCTGGCCAGCGACCATCTCGCCGCGCGCGGCCTGTGGGAAGAAGCCACCGTCGCCGGAAAGACCGTCAAGATCCCCGGCCCCCTCTTCCGGGAGGTCGGGCCATGA
- a CDS encoding CoA transferase, whose product MTQALEGVKIADFSWVGAGPRATKDLADHGAVVVKVESAKRLDLGRMSPPFKDGKRNPDGSAFFAITNTSKLGVTINLADPRGVEIAKRLTDWADVVVENFGKGFMERLGLDYATLSAKRPEIIMLSVSVAGRTGPMSDLRGYGNSAAALSGLAALSGWPETPPHMPPFAYGDVIAPMFATMGVLAALEHRRVTGVGRHIDVSQVEPLVHILGDVLVQEQLSPSPKRGNESPTIRQGVYPARGHDQWVAVAIRDDTDAAALAQLTGGTDLAGWTATQDKHAVADRLAAAGIPAEAVFDGRDVFTDPELAEGGHYVRIDDKVLGSCEMPAPPTHFSRSEIKVTPPPKLGEHNAHVFEGFLGMSADEVASLAAEGVLA is encoded by the coding sequence ATGACGCAAGCCCTTGAAGGCGTGAAGATCGCGGATTTCAGCTGGGTCGGCGCCGGCCCCCGCGCGACCAAGGACCTCGCCGATCACGGCGCGGTGGTGGTGAAGGTCGAAAGCGCCAAGCGGCTCGACCTCGGCCGGATGAGCCCCCCGTTCAAGGACGGCAAGCGCAACCCCGACGGATCGGCCTTCTTCGCGATCACCAACACCAGCAAGCTGGGCGTGACGATCAACCTCGCCGATCCGCGCGGCGTGGAAATCGCGAAGCGGCTGACCGACTGGGCCGACGTGGTGGTCGAGAATTTCGGCAAGGGCTTCATGGAACGCCTCGGCCTCGATTACGCGACGTTGAGTGCGAAGCGCCCCGAGATCATCATGCTCTCGGTCAGCGTCGCGGGTCGCACCGGCCCGATGTCGGACCTGCGCGGCTATGGCAACAGCGCCGCCGCGCTCTCCGGCCTCGCCGCCCTGTCGGGCTGGCCCGAAACGCCGCCGCACATGCCGCCCTTCGCTTATGGCGACGTGATCGCCCCGATGTTCGCGACGATGGGCGTCCTCGCCGCGCTCGAACATCGCCGGGTGACCGGCGTGGGCCGCCATATCGACGTCTCGCAGGTCGAGCCTTTGGTCCATATCCTCGGCGACGTGCTGGTGCAGGAGCAGCTTTCGCCCTCGCCCAAGCGCGGCAATGAGTCTCCGACGATCCGGCAGGGCGTCTATCCCGCGCGCGGGCATGACCAGTGGGTCGCCGTGGCGATCCGCGACGATACCGACGCCGCAGCGCTGGCGCAGTTGACCGGGGGGACGGACCTGGCAGGCTGGACCGCGACGCAGGACAAGCACGCCGTCGCCGATCGCCTCGCCGCTGCCGGCATCCCCGCCGAAGCGGTGTTCGACGGCCGCGACGTCTTCACCGATCCGGAGCTGGCCGAGGGCGGTCACTATGTTCGCATCGACGACAAGGTGCTGGGCAGCTGCGAGATGCCGGCCCCGCCGACGCACTTCTCGCGCTCCGAGATAAAGGTCACCCCGCCACCCAAGCTGGGCGAGCACAACGCCCATGTCTTCGAAGGCTTTCTGGGCATGAGCGCCGATGAAGTCGCGAGCCTCGCCGCTGAAGGAGTCCTCGCATGA
- the dctP gene encoding TRAP transporter substrate-binding protein DctP, which produces MKRFLAFAAALTLSACGTPDPNVQVLSYASPYTATHPFSRADIIWMKWIEAKTGGRIKIHPHWGGHLLSSNENMLEIRHGVADIGMVTPMYARSAHTQRIQPSFYSGVKDIGQQIAVYRCLAEEFPAMNAELKGLRVLAVQGGNFPGILTRNKPIRSLADLQGLRLRAQADTADVLRSLGVDVVNMSMAEVYPAMAKGVIDGVVAPADALRSMHLADVGKYFSTIKIPRGAYPGRALSMQVWNRLSDADKAIFIESEKVWEDAMVASIDRALIDGFDYAKEAGLNIIPMPAADQARFDALYRDNAFRIAKYLEPFGVDGPGMANRAAQLVQNGVPAGCGDPK; this is translated from the coding sequence ATGAAGCGCTTCCTCGCATTTGCTGCCGCGCTCACCCTTTCGGCCTGCGGCACGCCCGATCCGAACGTGCAGGTGCTGAGCTATGCCAGCCCCTACACCGCCACCCACCCCTTCAGCCGCGCCGACATCATCTGGATGAAGTGGATCGAGGCGAAGACCGGCGGGCGGATCAAGATCCACCCGCACTGGGGCGGGCATCTGCTCTCGTCTAACGAGAACATGCTCGAAATCCGCCACGGCGTCGCGGACATCGGCATGGTCACGCCGATGTATGCCCGCAGCGCGCATACCCAGCGGATCCAGCCCAGCTTCTATTCGGGCGTGAAGGATATCGGTCAGCAGATCGCGGTCTATCGCTGCCTCGCCGAGGAATTTCCGGCGATGAACGCCGAGCTTAAGGGCCTGCGCGTGCTCGCGGTGCAGGGCGGCAACTTCCCTGGCATCCTCACGCGGAACAAGCCGATCCGCAGCCTCGCCGACTTGCAGGGCCTGCGCCTGCGCGCCCAGGCCGACACGGCGGACGTGCTGCGCTCGCTCGGCGTCGATGTGGTCAACATGTCGATGGCCGAAGTCTATCCGGCGATGGCCAAGGGCGTGATCGACGGCGTGGTTGCCCCCGCCGACGCGCTGCGCTCGATGCACCTCGCGGACGTCGGCAAATATTTCTCGACCATCAAGATCCCGCGCGGCGCCTATCCGGGCCGGGCGCTGTCGATGCAGGTGTGGAACCGCCTGAGCGACGCCGACAAGGCGATCTTCATCGAAAGCGAGAAGGTGTGGGAAGACGCGATGGTCGCCTCGATCGATCGCGCGCTGATCGACGGGTTCGACTATGCGAAGGAAGCCGGGCTGAACATCATCCCGATGCCCGCCGCCGATCAGGCGCGCTTCGACGCGCTCTATCGCGACAACGCCTTCCGCATCGCGAAGTATCTCGAACCCTTCGGCGTCGATGGCCCCGGCATGGCCAATCGCGCTGCCCAGCTTGTCCAGAACGGCGTTCCCGCCGGTTGCGGAGACCCGAAATGA
- a CDS encoding TRAP transporter large permease yields the protein MTLLPETIGLIAFAVLLIILMAGIPIGASLALIGTLGLALLLSPEAALIKVGVIAFDTVSRYELGVLPLFMLMAQICFAAGASGDFFGLAAKLVGHKRGGLGVASIGGCAGFGAISGSSLATVATVSAVALPEMRRQGYHPGFAAGALAAGGTLGSLIPPSGALIVFGIIAEQSIGKLFAAAVIPGITQALFYVAVILIMVRWKPELAPPGPRATWRERGAAAIRIADISLLVLFVVGGLVLGWFTPTEAASIGCVGALGILLLRRKFTREALSRALFETLRTTGMIYAIVIGAIVFSTFVSVTEIPDHMTALVESAGASPTMAVIVMAIILLLLGSFLDGLALMLLMTPILLPVIHSLGLSPVWFGIFLVRTMEIGFVHPPLGFNVYVIHAGARDIPLGSIFRGVIPFLVSDFLHLAMLIAFPAVVLWLPSIQG from the coding sequence GTGACCCTGCTTCCCGAAACCATCGGCCTGATCGCCTTCGCGGTCCTTCTGATCATCCTGATGGCGGGCATCCCCATCGGCGCGTCGCTCGCGCTGATCGGCACGCTGGGCCTCGCCCTGCTGCTTTCGCCCGAGGCCGCGCTGATCAAGGTCGGCGTGATCGCGTTCGACACCGTGTCGCGCTACGAGCTGGGCGTCCTCCCCCTCTTCATGCTGATGGCGCAGATCTGCTTCGCGGCGGGCGCCAGCGGCGATTTCTTCGGCCTCGCCGCCAAGCTGGTCGGCCACAAGCGCGGCGGCCTGGGCGTCGCCTCCATCGGCGGCTGCGCGGGCTTCGGCGCGATCAGCGGATCGAGCCTCGCCACGGTAGCCACCGTCAGCGCGGTTGCGCTTCCTGAGATGCGGCGTCAGGGCTACCATCCCGGCTTCGCGGCTGGCGCGCTGGCAGCCGGCGGTACGCTCGGCTCGCTGATCCCGCCCAGCGGCGCGCTGATCGTGTTCGGCATCATCGCCGAACAATCGATCGGCAAGCTGTTCGCGGCCGCCGTCATCCCCGGCATCACCCAGGCATTGTTCTACGTCGCCGTGATCCTGATCATGGTCCGCTGGAAGCCCGAGTTGGCCCCGCCGGGACCGCGCGCGACCTGGCGCGAGCGTGGCGCGGCGGCGATCCGCATCGCCGACATCTCGCTGCTGGTGCTGTTCGTCGTCGGCGGGCTGGTGCTCGGCTGGTTCACCCCCACCGAAGCTGCCTCGATCGGCTGCGTCGGCGCGCTGGGTATCCTGTTGCTCCGCCGCAAATTCACCCGCGAAGCGCTGAGCCGTGCGCTGTTCGAGACGCTGCGCACCACCGGCATGATCTATGCGATCGTGATCGGCGCGATCGTCTTCTCCACCTTCGTCAGCGTCACCGAAATCCCCGATCACATGACCGCCCTGGTCGAATCGGCCGGCGCCTCGCCGACGATGGCGGTGATCGTGATGGCGATCATCCTGCTGCTGCTCGGATCGTTCCTCGACGGTCTGGCGCTGATGCTGCTGATGACGCCGATCCTGCTGCCGGTGATCCACAGCCTCGGCCTCAGCCCGGTCTGGTTCGGCATCTTCCTCGTCCGCACGATGGAGATCGGCTTCGTCCACCCGCCTCTGGGGTTCAACGTCTATGTGATCCACGCCGGCGCGCGGGACATTCCGCTGGGGTCGATCTTCCGCGGCGTGATCCCGTTCCTCGTCAGCGATTTCCTCCACCTCGCCATGCTGATCGCCTTCCCGGCGGTCGTGCTGTGGCTGCCGTCGATCCAGGGGTGA
- a CDS encoding TRAP transporter small permease subunit, with product MDNTAGPPEAPSGVQRFLIFTGSAGLLLAMATDAIAVLGRHAGFAVIGSIEIFQVAIVVALSSCVLMVSLMNRHATVDLIVGRASERTRHILAQIGRVALAITFGLVAFGSAWVATDLWPTTEMTELLSIRIAPFRLIWIAACTIAAIHFAVEFVKGARK from the coding sequence ATGGACAACACGGCCGGACCGCCGGAAGCGCCGAGTGGCGTACAGCGGTTCCTGATCTTTACCGGCTCGGCCGGACTGTTGCTCGCGATGGCGACCGACGCAATCGCAGTCCTTGGCCGCCATGCCGGATTCGCGGTGATCGGATCGATCGAGATCTTTCAGGTCGCGATCGTCGTCGCTTTGTCTTCCTGCGTGCTGATGGTCAGCCTGATGAATCGTCACGCCACGGTCGATCTGATCGTCGGCCGCGCCTCTGAGCGCACCAGGCACATCCTCGCCCAGATCGGTCGCGTGGCTTTGGCGATCACCTTCGGTCTCGTCGCGTTCGGATCGGCGTGGGTCGCCACCGATCTGTGGCCGACGACGGAGATGACCGAATTGCTCTCGATCCGCATCGCGCCGTTCCGGCTGATCTGGATCGCCGCCTGCACCATCGCCGCGATCCATTTCGCCGTCGAATTCGTGAAGGGGGCCCGCAAGTGA
- a CDS encoding MarR family transcriptional regulator, which translates to MRERMADKVEDEVEHVDLGRLGRALGFRFRRVQNKLARDFATNTAGWKLRSGMFSSLEIISANPGISQAMLSTEVGLDKSAVVPLVDDLEKRGWVIRTRSQEDRRRNHLSITEAGKAELDALARMMDETESTALAVLTDEERAVISRALDKVYDAYIRASRGN; encoded by the coding sequence GTGCGTGAGCGGATGGCGGACAAGGTGGAAGACGAGGTCGAGCATGTCGATCTGGGGCGGCTGGGCAGGGCGCTCGGCTTCCGGTTCCGTCGCGTCCAGAACAAGCTCGCGCGCGATTTCGCGACCAACACCGCGGGCTGGAAGCTGCGTTCGGGCATGTTCTCGTCGCTCGAGATCATCTCGGCCAATCCCGGCATCTCGCAGGCGATGCTGAGCACCGAAGTGGGTCTCGACAAGTCGGCGGTGGTGCCTTTGGTCGACGATTTGGAGAAGCGCGGCTGGGTGATCCGCACGCGATCGCAGGAGGATCGCCGGCGCAACCATCTGTCGATCACCGAGGCCGGAAAGGCCGAGCTCGACGCGCTCGCCCGGATGATGGACGAGACCGAATCGACTGCGCTCGCGGTGCTGACCGACGAGGAGCGGGCAGTGATCAGCCGCGCGCTCGACAAGGTCTATGATGCCTATATCCGCGCCTCGCGCGGCAACTGA
- a CDS encoding aldehyde dehydrogenase gives MSDTLVAEQATTFDRINPVTGEVATTAAAFTVADADAACEAAAAAFPAWSAMGPNARRALLNKAADALAGKADQFVDAMMGEIGATEGWARFNLMLAVGMVREAAALTTQIGGEVIPSDKPGCIAMALREPVGVMLGIAPWNAPIILGVRAVAVPLACGNTVVLKASEQCPRTHSLIAEAFDEALPKGAVTIVTNAPKDAPEIVGALIDNPHIRRINFTGSTGVGRIIAKRAAEHLKPVLLELGGKAPMVILDDADLDEAVKAAAFGAFMNQGQICMSTERIIVLDSVADAFVQKFAAKVASMPVGDPREGKTPLGAVVDQKTVDHVKSLIDDAVASGAVQVNGGDANGVLMPAHVIDKVTPSMKLFRDESFGPVVGVIRARNEAHAVELANDTEYGLSASVFTKDTARGLKVARQIKSGICHVNGPTVHDEAQMPFGGTKSSGYGRFGGKAGIDSFTELRWITIETEAGHYPI, from the coding sequence ATGTCCGACACGCTGGTCGCCGAACAGGCAACCACCTTCGATCGCATCAATCCGGTGACGGGAGAGGTCGCGACGACCGCCGCCGCCTTCACCGTCGCCGATGCCGATGCCGCCTGCGAAGCTGCCGCCGCTGCTTTCCCGGCATGGTCGGCAATGGGTCCGAATGCGCGCCGCGCGCTGCTCAACAAGGCTGCCGATGCGCTGGCAGGCAAGGCCGACCAGTTCGTCGATGCGATGATGGGCGAGATCGGCGCGACCGAAGGCTGGGCGCGCTTCAACCTGATGCTGGCGGTCGGCATGGTCCGTGAAGCCGCCGCGCTCACCACCCAGATCGGCGGCGAAGTGATCCCCAGCGACAAGCCGGGCTGCATTGCGATGGCGCTGCGCGAGCCGGTCGGCGTGATGCTCGGCATCGCGCCCTGGAACGCGCCGATCATCCTCGGGGTCCGCGCCGTGGCTGTGCCGCTGGCCTGCGGCAACACCGTCGTCCTCAAGGCGAGTGAGCAGTGCCCGCGCACCCATTCGCTGATCGCCGAAGCGTTCGACGAAGCGCTGCCCAAGGGTGCGGTCACGATCGTCACCAATGCGCCCAAGGATGCGCCCGAGATCGTCGGCGCGCTGATCGACAACCCGCACATCCGCCGGATCAACTTCACCGGATCGACCGGCGTTGGCCGTATCATCGCCAAGCGCGCAGCCGAGCATCTCAAGCCCGTGCTGCTCGAGCTGGGCGGCAAGGCGCCGATGGTCATCCTCGACGACGCGGATCTCGACGAAGCGGTGAAGGCCGCGGCGTTCGGCGCGTTCATGAACCAGGGCCAGATCTGCATGTCGACCGAGCGGATCATCGTGCTCGACAGCGTCGCCGATGCCTTCGTCCAGAAGTTCGCGGCCAAGGTCGCGTCGATGCCGGTGGGCGATCCGCGCGAGGGCAAGACCCCCCTCGGTGCGGTGGTCGACCAGAAGACCGTGGATCATGTGAAGTCGCTGATCGACGATGCGGTCGCTTCGGGTGCGGTGCAGGTGAATGGCGGCGACGCCAATGGCGTGCTGATGCCCGCGCATGTGATCGACAAGGTCACGCCGAGCATGAAGCTGTTCCGCGACGAGAGCTTCGGCCCGGTCGTCGGCGTGATTCGCGCGCGTAACGAAGCCCATGCGGTCGAACTGGCCAACGATACCGAATATGGCCTGTCGGCATCGGTGTTCACGAAGGACACCGCACGCGGCCTGAAGGTCGCCCGCCAGATCAAGTCGGGCATCTGCCACGTCAACGGCCCGACCGTGCACGACGAAGCCCAGATGCCCTTCGGCGGCACCAAATCCTCCGGCTATGGCCGCTTCGGCGGCAAGGCCGGGATCGACAGCTTCACCGAGCTTCGCTGGATCACCATCGAGACCGAAGCCGGACATTACCCGATCTAA
- a CDS encoding p-hydroxycinnamoyl CoA hydratase/lyase, which produces MTNLSSNGTVSYDVVDRIAWVRFNRPDKRNCMSPTLNQDMMEVLHELEFRDDVGVLVLTGEGTAFSAGMDLKEYFRETEAKGLGATRQAQRESYGWWRRLRWYQKPTIAMVNGWCFGGAYGPLFACDLAFAADEAQFGLSEINWGILPGGGATKIAVELLPFRKAMYHAIMGENVDGKTAAEWGLVNESLPLDKLKDRVTEVANVLLKKNPVALKATKDAIRRVSVLSYDDAEEYLVRMQEAANSYDNDGRKEGIKQFIDDKTYKPGLGAYDKSKQGA; this is translated from the coding sequence ATGACCAACCTCAGCTCCAACGGCACCGTTTCCTATGATGTCGTCGATCGCATCGCATGGGTGCGCTTCAACCGTCCCGACAAGCGCAACTGCATGTCGCCGACGCTCAACCAGGACATGATGGAAGTCCTGCACGAACTCGAATTCCGCGACGATGTCGGCGTGCTGGTGCTGACCGGCGAGGGCACCGCCTTCTCGGCCGGCATGGACCTCAAGGAATATTTCCGCGAGACCGAAGCGAAGGGCCTCGGCGCGACGCGTCAGGCGCAGCGCGAGAGCTATGGCTGGTGGCGCCGCCTGCGCTGGTATCAGAAGCCGACCATCGCGATGGTCAATGGCTGGTGCTTCGGTGGCGCATATGGCCCGCTGTTCGCCTGCGACCTGGCCTTTGCCGCCGACGAGGCGCAGTTCGGCCTCAGCGAAATCAACTGGGGCATCCTGCCCGGCGGCGGCGCGACCAAGATCGCGGTCGAGCTGCTTCCGTTCCGCAAGGCGATGTACCACGCCATCATGGGCGAGAATGTCGACGGCAAGACCGCGGCGGAATGGGGCCTGGTCAATGAATCGCTCCCGCTCGACAAGCTGAAGGACCGTGTGACCGAAGTCGCCAACGTCCTGCTCAAGAAGAACCCGGTGGCGCTCAAGGCGACCAAGGACGCGATCCGTCGCGTCTCGGTGCTGAGCTATGACGATGCCGAGGAATATCTGGTCCGGATGCAGGAAGCCGCGAACAGCTATGACAATGACGGCCGCAAGGAAGGCATCAAGCAGTTCATCGACGACAAGACCTACAAGCCGGG